In Mustela nigripes isolate SB6536 chromosome 2, MUSNIG.SB6536, whole genome shotgun sequence, a single window of DNA contains:
- the ATP5F1D gene encoding ATP synthase subunit delta, mitochondrial: protein MLPAALLRRPGLRSLARQARAYAEAAAAPAPAAGPGQMSFTFASPTQVFFNGANVRQVDVPTQTGAFGILAAHVPTLQVLRPGLVVVHAEDGTTSKYFVSSGSVTVNADSSVQLLAEEAVTLDMLDVGAAKVNLEKAQSELSGATDEASRAEIQIRVEANEALVKALE from the exons ATGCTGCCCGCCGCGCTGCTCCGCCGTCCGGGCCTGCGTTCGCTCGCACGCCAGGCCCGCGCCTACGCCGAGGCCGCCGCTGCTCCGGCCCCGGCTGCGGGCCCGGGACAGATGTCCTTCACCTTCGCCTCGCCGACGCAG GTGTTTTTCAACGGGGCCAACGTCCGGCAGGTGGATGTCCCCACACAGACGGGAGCCTTTGGCATTCTTGCGGCCCACGTGCCCACCCTGCAGGTCCTGCGGCCGGGGCTGGTGGTTGTCCATGCTGAGGACGGCACCACCTCCAAATACTTTG TGAGCAGCGGCTCGGTCACAGTGAACGCGGATTCCTCCGTGCAGCTGCTGGCCGAAGAGGCCGTGACGCTGGACATGCTCGACGTGGGG GCAGCCAAGGTGAACTTGGAGAAGGCACAGTCGGAGCTGTCCGGGGCCACGGACGAGGCCTCCAGGGCTGAGATCCAGATCCGCGTCGAGGCCAACGAGGCCCTGGTGAAGGCTCTGGAGTAG